A genomic region of Stenotrophomonas sp. NA06056 contains the following coding sequences:
- the rlmKL gene encoding bifunctional 23S rRNA (guanine(2069)-N(7))-methyltransferase RlmK/23S rRNA (guanine(2445)-N(2))-methyltransferase RlmL — MKFFVSCAKGLEYLLADELSALGLEKATATIAGVNADGELEQALRIVMWSRLASRVLWPIDEFECPDEQALYDGVRALPWHEHIKPEMTLAVDAHVSGDKITHARFAAQRIKDAIVDRMRDEGLERPSVNTDLPDVRVNLSLRKGRASLSIDLGGGPLHRRGWRGAAHEAPLKENLAAALLLRAQWPRLHAAGGGLLDPMCGSGTLLIEGALMAADVAPGLMRHGSLPPSRWLGFDKAAWKTIQSEARDREAAGLAALKPVIHGSDIDPVAIQAARENAEVAGVAHAIRFTRADVADLAAPEQEIGAVVCNPPYDERLAADPALYRKLGNALQKAVPQWRASLLCGNDELAFATGLRAGKKYQMFNGALECALIVCDPIAVPGRDPAQVRELSEGAQMVANRLRKNLKKFKNWRAREGITCFRAYDADLPEYAAAIDVYEEDGGQRRTFLHVQEYAAPAAIPENDVRRRRNELLAAAREVFGVPPEQVSMKSRERGKGGSKYGRFEQRDEFLVVRENNALLQVNLFDYLDTGLFLDHRPLRRLMAEQARGKRFLNLFCYTGVASVQAAVAGAASTTSVDLSATYLQWCYDNLALNGQGGNQHLLVQADAMAWLEGDRGQYDVIFCDPPTFSNSARAEDFDVQREQVKMLRAAVARLAPGGVLYFSNNFRRFKLEENAIAEFAQCREISASTIGPDFERNARIHRAWELKRLA, encoded by the coding sequence GTGAAATTTTTTGTCTCCTGCGCCAAGGGCCTGGAATACCTGCTTGCCGATGAGCTGTCGGCCCTGGGCCTGGAAAAGGCCACTGCCACCATCGCTGGCGTCAATGCCGATGGCGAACTGGAGCAGGCGCTGCGGATCGTCATGTGGTCGCGGCTGGCCAGCCGCGTGCTGTGGCCGATCGACGAGTTCGAGTGCCCGGACGAGCAGGCCCTGTACGACGGCGTCCGCGCGCTGCCGTGGCACGAGCACATCAAGCCGGAAATGACCCTGGCGGTGGACGCGCATGTGTCCGGTGACAAGATTACCCACGCGCGCTTCGCGGCACAGCGGATCAAGGACGCCATCGTCGACCGCATGCGTGATGAGGGGCTCGAGCGCCCCTCGGTCAATACCGATCTGCCGGACGTGCGCGTCAACCTGTCGCTGCGCAAGGGCCGTGCCTCGCTGTCGATCGACCTGGGTGGTGGCCCGCTGCACCGCCGTGGCTGGCGCGGTGCCGCCCACGAGGCGCCGCTGAAGGAAAACCTGGCCGCCGCGCTGCTGCTGCGCGCGCAGTGGCCGCGCCTGCATGCTGCCGGTGGTGGCCTGCTGGACCCGATGTGCGGCAGCGGCACGCTGCTGATCGAAGGCGCGCTGATGGCCGCCGACGTCGCTCCCGGCCTGATGCGCCATGGCAGCCTGCCGCCGAGCCGCTGGCTGGGCTTCGACAAGGCGGCCTGGAAAACCATCCAGAGCGAAGCGCGCGACCGCGAGGCCGCTGGCTTGGCCGCGCTGAAGCCGGTCATCCACGGTAGCGACATCGACCCGGTGGCGATCCAGGCCGCGCGCGAGAACGCGGAAGTGGCGGGCGTCGCCCACGCGATCCGTTTCACCCGCGCCGACGTGGCCGACCTGGCCGCGCCGGAACAGGAGATCGGTGCGGTGGTCTGCAACCCGCCGTATGACGAGCGCCTGGCCGCCGATCCGGCGCTGTACCGCAAGCTCGGCAATGCCCTGCAGAAGGCGGTGCCGCAGTGGCGCGCCAGCCTGCTGTGCGGCAACGACGAACTGGCCTTCGCCACCGGCCTGCGTGCGGGCAAGAAGTACCAGATGTTCAATGGCGCGCTGGAATGTGCACTGATCGTCTGCGATCCGATCGCGGTGCCGGGTCGCGATCCGGCGCAGGTGCGCGAGCTGAGCGAAGGCGCGCAGATGGTGGCCAACCGCCTGCGCAAGAACCTGAAGAAGTTCAAGAACTGGCGCGCGCGCGAAGGCATCACCTGTTTCCGCGCCTACGATGCCGACCTGCCGGAATATGCAGCGGCCATCGACGTGTACGAGGAAGACGGCGGCCAGCGCCGCACCTTCCTGCATGTGCAGGAATACGCCGCACCGGCCGCGATTCCCGAGAACGACGTGCGTCGCCGCCGCAATGAACTGCTGGCCGCTGCGCGCGAAGTGTTCGGCGTGCCGCCGGAACAGGTGTCGATGAAGTCGCGCGAGCGCGGCAAGGGCGGCAGCAAGTACGGCCGTTTCGAGCAGCGCGATGAGTTCCTCGTGGTGCGCGAGAACAACGCGCTGCTGCAGGTGAACCTGTTTGACTATCTGGACACCGGCTTGTTCCTCGACCATCGCCCGCTGCGCCGCCTGATGGCCGAGCAGGCGCGCGGCAAGCGCTTCCTCAACCTGTTCTGCTACACCGGCGTGGCCAGTGTGCAGGCGGCGGTGGCTGGTGCGGCCAGCACCACCAGCGTCGACCTGTCGGCCACCTACCTGCAGTGGTGCTACGACAACCTGGCCTTGAACGGGCAGGGCGGCAACCAGCACCTGCTGGTGCAGGCCGATGCGATGGCATGGCTGGAAGGCGATCGCGGCCAGTACGACGTGATCTTCTGCGACCCGCCGACGTTCTCCAACTCGGCCCGCGCCGAGGACTTCGACGTGCAACGCGAACAGGTGAAGATGCTGCGTGCGGCCGTCGCGCGGCTGGCACCGGGTGGCGTGCTGTACTTCTCCAACAACTTCCGCCGCTTCAAGCTGGAAGAGAACGCCATCGCCGAGTTCGCCCAGTGCCGCGAGATCAGCGCCAGCACCATCGGCCCGGATTTCGAGCGTAATGCACGCATCCATCGTGCGTGGGAGCTGAAGCGCCTGGCGTGA
- a CDS encoding N-acetylmuramoyl-L-alanine amidase, with protein sequence MSNPLLPGLQLQPLPYHDRLPLRDPSSLAMVVIHCTELPDLATAREYGERVLYDSGAGNSGHFYIDRDGSVVQYVAPERIAHHVRGMNADSVGIELVNSGRYPHWLDSRHQAMDEPYAEAQLLALERLLQALVLQYPSLRQIAGHDQLDLEQVPASDDPAVTVARKRDPGPLFPWQRILAKVPLQPLG encoded by the coding sequence ATGTCCAATCCGCTCCTGCCCGGCCTGCAGCTGCAGCCGCTGCCCTACCACGACCGCCTGCCCTTGCGCGATCCATCCAGCCTGGCGATGGTGGTGATCCACTGCACCGAACTGCCCGACCTGGCCACCGCCCGCGAGTACGGCGAGCGCGTGCTGTACGACAGCGGCGCCGGCAACAGCGGGCATTTCTACATCGACCGCGACGGCAGCGTGGTGCAGTACGTGGCGCCGGAACGCATCGCCCACCACGTGCGCGGCATGAATGCCGATTCGGTGGGCATCGAACTGGTCAATTCCGGGCGCTACCCGCACTGGCTCGACAGCCGCCACCAGGCGATGGACGAGCCGTACGCCGAAGCGCAGCTGCTGGCGCTGGAACGGTTGCTGCAGGCGCTGGTACTGCAGTATCCCTCGTTGCGGCAGATCGCCGGCCACGACCAGCTGGACCTGGAGCAGGTGCCTGCCAGTGACGATCCGGCCGTGACCGTGGCGCGCAAGCGCGATCCGGGCCCGTTGTTCCCGTGGCAGCGGATCCTGGCGAAGGTGCCGCTGCAGCCGTTGGGGTGA
- a CDS encoding sulfurtransferase produces the protein MKPIDPPWTTLVDVATLAAALGAGVRVVDARATASTAVRVVDARASLADPQAGSGLYAQGHIPGAVHADLNRDLSDLTRVGHGRHPLPDSDAFAARLGQWGIGTDTQVVVYDGSDGSMAAARLWWLLRLIGHTKVAVLDGGIAAWHAAGQPLATGSSDVAALPAYPGRFDTSQIASADEIESRLKHAPGWLVDARAGERFRGEVEPLDPVAGHVPGAVNRPFALNVLDGRLRDAEELRAELQSVIGNQDPQRVVLMCGSGVTACHLLLAMESAGLSGARIYADSWSGWVSDSSRPVATGA, from the coding sequence ATGAAGCCGATCGATCCGCCGTGGACCACCCTCGTCGATGTCGCGACCCTGGCTGCGGCGCTGGGCGCTGGAGTACGCGTGGTCGATGCCCGCGCGACCGCAAGCACCGCTGTGCGCGTGGTCGACGCGCGTGCATCGCTGGCCGATCCGCAGGCGGGGAGTGGCCTTTACGCACAGGGGCATATTCCCGGTGCGGTGCATGCCGACCTCAATCGTGACCTGTCCGACCTGACGCGGGTCGGCCACGGGCGGCACCCGTTGCCGGACAGCGATGCCTTCGCCGCGCGCCTGGGGCAATGGGGTATCGGCACCGACACGCAGGTGGTGGTGTATGACGGCAGCGACGGCAGCATGGCCGCTGCGCGACTGTGGTGGCTGCTGCGCCTGATCGGGCACACGAAGGTGGCTGTTCTCGATGGCGGCATCGCCGCCTGGCACGCCGCCGGCCAGCCGCTGGCGACCGGCAGCAGCGACGTCGCGGCGTTGCCGGCATATCCGGGACGTTTCGATACCAGCCAGATTGCCAGCGCGGACGAGATCGAATCGCGCCTCAAGCATGCACCGGGCTGGCTGGTCGATGCCCGCGCAGGCGAGCGTTTCCGCGGTGAAGTGGAACCGCTGGATCCCGTGGCTGGCCATGTGCCAGGGGCGGTCAATCGACCGTTCGCGTTGAACGTGCTGGACGGCCGCCTGCGCGACGCGGAGGAACTGCGTGCCGAACTGCAGAGCGTGATCGGCAACCAGGACCCGCAGCGGGTGGTGCTGATGTGCGGTTCGGGCGTGACCGCCTGCCATCTGCTGCTGGCGATGGAGAGTGCGGGCCTGTCCGGCGCGCGCATCTATGCGGACTCATGGAGTGGCTGGGTCAGCGACAGCAGCCGTCCGGTGGCTACCGGCGCCTGA
- a CDS encoding CoA pyrophosphatase has product MEETARAVASPCINVCKLDRNRLCAGCGRHIDEIARWSSMSDSERTHILQRVLPLRQQLQQSLRGSLADHERLLRALHPLAEPPAGDGWNRSELDDLLPPGPPVEAAVLAGIVPRANGAQVILTRRTETLRQHGGQVGFPGGRTEPDDRDALAAALRESQEEIALAPTQVQALGYLDPFVTITGYRVTPVVAVIDPEFVAVPQPSEVAEVFEVPLDYLMAADNLRQVEINHRGRVRHVLEYGWPGQRIWGATAAILYNLRRRLEQVQ; this is encoded by the coding sequence ATGGAAGAAACGGCGCGTGCTGTCGCAAGCCCCTGCATCAACGTGTGCAAGCTGGATCGCAACCGGCTGTGCGCCGGCTGCGGCCGGCATATCGACGAAATCGCACGGTGGTCGTCGATGAGCGACAGCGAACGCACGCACATCCTGCAGCGCGTGCTGCCACTGCGCCAACAACTGCAGCAGTCGCTGCGAGGCTCGTTGGCCGATCATGAGCGCCTGCTGCGCGCGCTGCATCCGCTGGCCGAGCCGCCGGCAGGCGACGGCTGGAACCGAAGTGAGCTGGATGACCTGTTGCCGCCGGGGCCACCGGTCGAGGCGGCGGTGCTGGCCGGTATCGTGCCGCGTGCCAACGGTGCGCAGGTGATCCTGACCCGGCGTACCGAAACCCTGCGGCAACATGGTGGCCAGGTCGGTTTTCCCGGTGGCCGTACCGAGCCGGATGATCGTGATGCACTGGCAGCAGCACTGCGCGAAAGCCAGGAAGAAATCGCATTGGCGCCGACCCAGGTACAGGCACTGGGTTATCTCGATCCGTTCGTGACCATCACCGGCTACCGGGTGACCCCGGTGGTGGCGGTGATCGATCCGGAGTTCGTGGCGGTACCGCAACCCAGCGAAGTGGCCGAAGTATTTGAAGTGCCGCTGGACTACCTGATGGCCGCGGACAACCTGCGCCAGGTCGAAATCAACCATCGCGGCCGCGTCCGCCATGTCCTCGAATACGGCTGGCCCGGCCAGCGCATCTGGGGCGCTACCGCGGCCATCCTGTACAACCTGCGTCGCCGCCTGGAGCAAGTGCAATGA
- a CDS encoding FKBP-type peptidyl-prolyl cis-trans isomerase N-terminal domain-containing protein yields the protein MKLRSIAVAVAALALTGNAFAQDIASEKGKLSYYFGYDYGNNLAELTGRGEQLDINSVVKGLQDAYAKKQPAITAEQLKPAVEAFQKREQGRAQAAKAEYEKAAADNKTKSDQFMAQNKAKAGVQTLPSGVQYRVIEAGKGAKPTQASTVQLEVAGPFPYGQRPTEARPAQQIPSIKVSEVEMKAMRETLLQMPAGSKWEVSLPPDQAYGADPRTPFPPNVAVQFEIKLISVK from the coding sequence ATGAAGTTGCGTTCTATCGCGGTCGCCGTCGCGGCCCTGGCCCTGACGGGCAATGCCTTCGCCCAGGACATCGCGTCCGAGAAGGGCAAGCTGAGCTACTACTTCGGTTACGACTACGGCAACAACCTGGCGGAGCTGACCGGTCGCGGTGAGCAGCTGGACATCAACTCGGTGGTGAAGGGTCTGCAGGACGCCTACGCCAAGAAGCAGCCGGCGATCACCGCCGAGCAGCTGAAGCCGGCCGTTGAAGCGTTCCAGAAGCGCGAGCAGGGCCGTGCCCAGGCCGCCAAGGCCGAGTACGAAAAGGCTGCTGCCGACAACAAGACCAAGAGCGATCAGTTCATGGCGCAGAACAAGGCCAAGGCGGGCGTGCAGACCCTGCCGAGCGGCGTTCAGTACCGTGTGATCGAAGCCGGCAAGGGTGCCAAGCCGACCCAGGCCAGCACCGTGCAGCTGGAAGTGGCCGGTCCGTTCCCGTACGGCCAGCGTCCGACCGAAGCCCGCCCGGCCCAGCAGATTCCGTCGATCAAGGTCAGCGAAGTTGAAATGAAGGCCATGCGCGAGACCCTGCTGCAGATGCCGGCGGGCTCGAAGTGGGAAGTGTCCCTGCCGCCGGATCAGGCCTACGGTGCCGACCCGCGCACCCCGTTCCCGCCGAACGTGGCTGTGCAGTTCGAAATCAAGCTGATCAGCGTCAAGTAA
- a CDS encoding enoyl-CoA hydratase-related protein, translated as MVEAPAPRPVDVSDDGAVRTITVQRPDKLNALNAATLQALDEAFSDAAADPAVRVVVLTGAGPKAFVAGADIAEMNTLSAVQGRDFSLLGQAVMRRIERMPKPVIARVNGFALGGGLELAMACHLRIAADSAKVGQPEINLGLIPGFGGSQRLLRLCGRAATLELCLLGSPIDAARALALGIVNEVVPAAELDARVQALARQLAQSAPLALRGLLDAVHVGGECSLEAGLEYESAQFGLLFATEDMREGTSAFLQRRPPAFQNR; from the coding sequence GTGGTCGAGGCCCCCGCTCCCCGCCCGGTCGACGTCAGCGATGACGGCGCCGTCCGCACCATTACCGTGCAGCGCCCGGACAAGCTCAATGCCCTCAATGCAGCGACCCTGCAGGCGCTGGACGAGGCGTTCAGCGACGCGGCCGCCGACCCGGCGGTACGGGTGGTGGTGCTGACCGGCGCTGGCCCCAAGGCGTTCGTGGCCGGGGCCGACATCGCGGAAATGAACACACTGAGCGCGGTTCAGGGACGTGATTTCTCCCTGCTCGGCCAGGCCGTGATGCGCCGCATCGAACGCATGCCCAAGCCGGTGATCGCCCGCGTGAACGGTTTTGCGCTGGGCGGCGGGCTGGAGCTGGCCATGGCCTGCCATCTGCGCATCGCGGCCGATTCGGCCAAGGTCGGCCAACCGGAGATCAATCTCGGCCTGATTCCCGGCTTCGGCGGCAGCCAGCGCCTGCTGCGCCTGTGCGGCCGCGCGGCCACGCTGGAGCTGTGCCTGCTGGGCAGCCCGATCGACGCAGCACGCGCGCTGGCCCTGGGCATCGTCAACGAGGTGGTGCCCGCCGCCGAGCTCGACGCCCGCGTGCAGGCCCTGGCCCGGCAGCTGGCACAGTCGGCGCCGCTGGCGTTGCGTGGCCTGCTGGACGCGGTGCACGTGGGCGGCGAATGCAGCCTGGAGGCCGGCCTGGAATACGAAAGTGCGCAGTTCGGCCTGCTGTTCGCCACCGAAGACATGCGCGAAGGCACCAGTGCCTTCCTGCAGCGTCGTCCTCCCGCCTTCCAGAACCGCTGA
- the nth gene encoding endonuclease III translates to MATAKKTARAPARRGGTMPRADVVEMFTRLRELNPHPKTELEYSSPFELLVAVALSAQATDVGVNKATRRLFPVANTPAKILALGEEGLKKYIATIGLFNAKAKNVIATCALLLEKHGGEVPRDRDALEALPGVGRKTANVVLNTAFGEPVMAVDTHIFRVANRTGLAPGKNVREVEDRLVKAIPAEFLLDAHHWLILHGRYVCKARKPDCPGCVIADLCRFKDKTLAE, encoded by the coding sequence ATGGCAACCGCGAAGAAGACCGCGCGCGCGCCTGCGCGTCGCGGCGGTACGATGCCGCGCGCCGACGTGGTGGAAATGTTCACCCGCCTGCGCGAACTCAACCCGCACCCGAAGACCGAGCTGGAATACAGCTCTCCCTTCGAACTGCTGGTGGCGGTCGCACTGTCGGCACAGGCCACCGACGTCGGCGTCAACAAGGCCACCCGTCGCCTGTTCCCGGTTGCCAACACGCCGGCGAAGATCCTCGCCCTGGGCGAAGAGGGACTGAAGAAGTACATCGCCACCATCGGCCTGTTCAACGCGAAGGCGAAGAACGTGATCGCCACCTGCGCGCTGCTGCTGGAGAAACACGGCGGCGAAGTGCCGCGCGACCGCGATGCACTGGAAGCACTGCCCGGTGTCGGTCGCAAGACCGCCAACGTGGTGCTCAACACCGCCTTCGGCGAACCGGTGATGGCGGTGGACACGCACATTTTCCGCGTCGCCAACCGCACCGGACTTGCACCGGGAAAGAACGTGCGCGAGGTCGAGGATCGATTGGTCAAGGCGATTCCTGCCGAGTTCCTGCTGGATGCGCATCACTGGCTGATCCTGCACGGACGGTACGTGTGCAAAGCGCGCAAACCGGATTGCCCCGGGTGCGTGATTGCCGATCTTTGCCGGTTCAAGGACAAGACCCTCGCCGAGTGA
- a CDS encoding OprO/OprP family phosphate-selective porin has protein sequence MKLHHQLLTVAVAAALYVPAAHAEVAIDVIGGSEITFEGLVQADGNWYDNDVVDLNGGDAGNGKNSEFELRRAELVLKGKGPGNVEWVVGYDAKADKFLDTNVKYKLLGNANHFIQVGQFKQPNSLEELSSTKNNDFISKAAVTNTYAVARRLGGAYSYGQDNWSVTASAFGRELTRNLAHGSGYGARGTWAPINEKGQVLHFGLSYVDYDTDADTLRVRARPNADLATARLVDGGNMTDTDRVSTIGAEAMYFQGPFKAQAEYYTSKAKRYAHDNYTTDGYYVSGVWNVTGESWSYKGGTPGTGLPNNPASGQWQLGLRYDHMDLNDGNLAANPVAGRPPIVDGVLGGKMDIWTVGANWYWRSNFKLMLNYVMVDSKKYSSTARGFVNDDPNILEARAQFFW, from the coding sequence ATGAAACTGCATCACCAACTCCTGACGGTCGCCGTGGCTGCTGCGCTGTATGTGCCGGCCGCCCACGCCGAAGTCGCCATCGATGTGATCGGCGGTTCGGAAATCACCTTCGAAGGCCTGGTCCAGGCCGACGGCAACTGGTACGACAATGACGTCGTGGACCTCAACGGCGGTGACGCCGGCAACGGCAAGAACAGCGAATTCGAACTGCGTCGCGCCGAGCTGGTGCTGAAGGGCAAGGGCCCGGGCAACGTGGAGTGGGTGGTCGGCTATGACGCCAAGGCCGACAAGTTCCTTGACACCAACGTGAAGTACAAGCTGCTGGGCAACGCCAACCACTTCATCCAGGTCGGCCAGTTCAAGCAGCCCAACAGCCTGGAAGAGCTGTCCAGCACCAAGAACAACGACTTCATCTCCAAGGCCGCGGTCACCAACACCTACGCCGTCGCCCGCCGCCTCGGCGGTGCGTACAGCTATGGCCAGGACAACTGGTCGGTCACTGCCAGCGCCTTCGGCCGCGAGCTGACCCGCAACCTGGCCCACGGCAGCGGCTACGGCGCACGTGGCACCTGGGCACCGATCAACGAGAAGGGCCAAGTCCTGCACTTCGGCCTGAGCTATGTGGACTACGACACCGACGCGGACACCCTGCGCGTACGTGCCCGCCCGAACGCCGACCTGGCCACCGCGCGTCTGGTCGATGGCGGCAACATGACCGACACCGACCGCGTCAGCACCATCGGCGCCGAGGCAATGTACTTCCAGGGCCCGTTCAAGGCCCAGGCCGAGTACTACACCAGCAAGGCCAAGCGTTACGCCCACGACAACTACACCACCGACGGCTACTACGTCAGCGGCGTGTGGAATGTCACCGGCGAAAGCTGGAGCTACAAGGGCGGCACCCCGGGCACTGGCCTGCCGAACAACCCGGCCAGCGGCCAGTGGCAGCTGGGCCTGCGTTACGACCACATGGATCTGAACGACGGCAACCTCGCCGCCAACCCGGTGGCCGGCCGTCCGCCGATCGTCGATGGCGTGCTCGGCGGCAAGATGGACATCTGGACCGTCGGTGCCAACTGGTACTGGCGCTCGAACTTCAAGCTGATGCTCAACTACGTGATGGTCGACAGCAAGAAGTACAGCTCGACCGCTCGTGGTTTCGTCAACGACGATCCGAACATCCTGGAAGCCCGCGCGCAGTTCTTCTGGTAA
- the pstS gene encoding phosphate ABC transporter substrate-binding protein PstS, giving the protein MIHAFKSRAAVAILAASSVFAANAADVTGAGASFIYPVMSKWSADYSTATGKKVNYQSIGSGGGIAQIKAATVDFGSSDAPLKPEELAAAGLAQFPSVIGGVVPVINVAGVAPGALKLDGPTLANIFLGKITTWNDPAIAALNAGLTLPSGKITIVHRSDGSGTTFNFVNYLSKVSPEWKSKVGEGTSVQWPAGIGGKGNEGVAAYVKQIKGGIGYVELSYALQNKMSYAAMKNAAGKIVQPSDASFSAAAASADWANARDFYLVMTNAPGADAWPITATNFILVRKQPKNVAGAKATQEFFRWVYKNGDAQAKQLDYVPLPDALVRQIETYWTQNLKY; this is encoded by the coding sequence GTGATCCACGCCTTCAAGTCGCGCGCCGCCGTCGCCATTCTGGCCGCGTCGTCCGTGTTCGCCGCCAACGCCGCCGATGTCACCGGCGCGGGCGCCTCGTTCATCTACCCGGTGATGTCCAAGTGGTCGGCCGACTACAGCACCGCCACCGGCAAGAAGGTCAACTACCAGTCGATCGGCTCCGGTGGTGGTATCGCCCAGATCAAGGCCGCGACCGTCGATTTCGGTTCGTCCGATGCGCCGCTGAAGCCGGAAGAACTGGCTGCGGCTGGCCTGGCCCAGTTCCCGTCGGTGATCGGCGGCGTGGTGCCGGTGATCAACGTCGCCGGCGTCGCCCCGGGCGCGCTGAAGCTGGACGGCCCGACCCTGGCCAACATCTTCCTGGGCAAGATCACCACCTGGAACGACCCGGCCATCGCCGCGCTCAACGCCGGCCTGACCCTGCCCAGCGGCAAGATCACCATCGTCCATCGTTCGGACGGCTCGGGCACCACCTTCAACTTCGTCAACTACCTGTCCAAGGTCAGCCCGGAGTGGAAGAGCAAGGTCGGTGAAGGCACTTCGGTGCAGTGGCCGGCCGGCATCGGCGGCAAGGGCAATGAAGGCGTTGCAGCCTACGTGAAGCAGATCAAGGGTGGCATCGGCTACGTCGAACTGTCCTACGCGCTGCAGAACAAGATGTCCTACGCGGCGATGAAGAACGCGGCCGGCAAGATCGTGCAGCCGTCGGACGCCTCGTTCTCGGCCGCTGCGGCCAGCGCCGACTGGGCCAACGCCCGTGACTTCTACCTGGTGATGACCAACGCCCCGGGCGCTGACGCATGGCCGATCACTGCCACCAACTTCATCCTGGTGCGCAAGCAGCCGAAGAACGTGGCGGGCGCCAAGGCCACCCAGGAGTTCTTCCGCTGGGTCTACAAGAATGGCGATGCGCAGGCCAAACAGCTGGACTACGTGCCGCTGCCGGACGCACTGGTGCGCCAGATCGAGACCTACTGGACGCAGAACCTGAAGTACTGA
- the pstS gene encoding phosphate ABC transporter substrate-binding protein PstS, with product MKLHSASLAALSLAIALGLSACGGDKQAAQQPAADGAAAPAAAGDKVTAEVSGAGASFIFPLVSKWSADYNTATGAKINYQSIGSGGGIAQIKAGTVDFGSSDKPLNSDELAQAGLAQFPSAIGGVVPVVNIDGLEAGKLRLSGALLADIFLGKVKTWNDPAIVAANPGVTLPDGKITIVHRSDGSGTTFNFSNYLSKVSPEWKSKVGEGTSVQWPDGVGGKGNEGVASYVKQIKGSIGYVELAYALQNAMPYTSLQNAAGTWVQPNAETFAAAAASADWASAKDFNLVITNAPGEQAWPITATNFMLMQKKPKDAKRNQDALAFFKWAFESGQTQANELHYVPLPAELVKQIEAYWATELK from the coding sequence ATGAAACTGCACTCGGCCAGCCTTGCCGCCCTTTCCCTGGCCATCGCCCTGGGCTTGTCTGCCTGCGGTGGCGACAAGCAGGCCGCACAGCAGCCGGCCGCTGACGGTGCCGCTGCTCCGGCCGCTGCCGGCGACAAGGTGACCGCTGAGGTCTCCGGTGCTGGCGCCTCCTTCATCTTCCCGCTGGTGTCCAAGTGGTCGGCCGACTACAACACCGCCACCGGTGCCAAGATCAACTACCAGTCCATCGGTTCCGGTGGTGGCATCGCCCAGATCAAGGCCGGTACCGTTGATTTCGGTTCGTCCGACAAGCCGCTGAACAGTGACGAGCTGGCCCAGGCCGGCCTGGCCCAGTTCCCGTCGGCCATCGGCGGCGTGGTTCCGGTGGTCAACATCGACGGCCTGGAAGCCGGCAAGCTGCGCCTCAGCGGTGCCCTGCTCGCCGACATCTTCCTGGGCAAGGTCAAGACCTGGAACGACCCGGCCATCGTCGCCGCCAACCCGGGCGTGACCCTGCCGGACGGCAAGATCACCATCGTCCACCGTTCGGACGGTTCGGGCACCACCTTCAACTTCTCCAACTACCTGTCCAAGGTCAGCCCGGAGTGGAAGAGCAAGGTCGGTGAAGGCACCTCGGTGCAGTGGCCGGACGGCGTCGGTGGCAAGGGCAATGAAGGCGTCGCTTCGTACGTGAAGCAGATCAAGGGCTCGATCGGCTACGTCGAACTGGCCTACGCACTGCAGAACGCGATGCCGTACACCTCGCTGCAGAACGCCGCCGGCACCTGGGTGCAGCCGAATGCTGAAACCTTCGCCGCCGCTGCCGCCAGCGCCGACTGGGCCAGTGCCAAGGACTTCAACCTGGTCATCACCAACGCGCCGGGCGAGCAGGCGTGGCCGATCACCGCCACCAACTTCATGCTGATGCAGAAGAAGCCGAAGGATGCCAAGCGCAACCAGGATGCGCTGGCCTTCTTCAAGTGGGCCTTCGAAAGCGGCCAGACCCAGGCCAACGAACTGCACTACGTGCCGCTGCCGGCCGAGCTGGTCAAGCAGATCGAAGCCTACTGGGCGACCGAACTGAAGTGA